A genomic region of Papaver somniferum cultivar HN1 chromosome 7, ASM357369v1, whole genome shotgun sequence contains the following coding sequences:
- the LOC113294177 gene encoding cytochrome P450 71B13-like codes for MVVKETLRLHPTLPLLARESIKYSKIDGYDIYPKTWVLINTWALARNPKYWKNPEEFLPERFKDNSFSLAENQNFEYKPFGGGRRICPGLNMGIVLTELVLAHMLYTFDWDLPEGLNAEDLNMEGL; via the coding sequence ATGGTTGTTAAAGAAACTCTAAGGTTGCATCCAACACTTCCATTGCTTGCAAGAGAAAGCATAAAATACAGTAAAATTGATGGTTACGACATATACCCCAAGACATGGGTCCTAATAAATACATGGGCGTTGGCGAGAAATCCAAAATATTGGAAAAATCCAGAGGAATTCTTGCCAGAGAGATTTAAAGATAACTCATTTTCTCTCGCCGAAAATCAAAATTTCGAATACAAACCTTTTGGGGGAGGTAGAAGGATTTGCCCAGGATTGAATATGGGCATTGTGTTAACAGAGCTTGTCCTTGCCCATATGTTGTACACTTTCGATTGGGACTTGCCAGAAGGATTGAATGCAGAAGACTTGAATATGGAAGGATTGTGA
- the LOC113295982 gene encoding cytochrome P450 71B9-like — MESTLPCNFLLLLLLLILPVYFLITLFKGRNDRNKPNFPPGPPKLPIIGNLHQLAKPPHQALSKLSKIYGPVMLLQLGSAPTIVISSAEAAQQILKTLDLEFCTRPQLAGPKRLSYNYKDMAFCPYGDYWREIGKICVLELYSTKRVQSFKVVRAEEVRVLIESISSYSSNTTPVDVLEELTSFTHKTISRVAFGCATGQSRNQFNDGTLTAILKEVVVVLSGFSATDFFPKVGWIVDRIIGMHRKTEKCFHDLDKFFQQMIDEHVNPERLKLDHEDIIDVFLKLEKDQQSTIHLTHDHIKAILMNVFLGGVDSPAVAVSWAMAELTKNPKAMKKVQEEIRNYVGSNGKVEESDLDNFKYLKMVVKETLRLHPPAPLLLRESMEHSKINGYDIYPKTRVLINVWENGRSPQYWKNPEEFSPERFKDSSIDYLGSQNFEYIPFGGGRRGCPGMNMAVVLTELVLANVLYAFDWELPKGMKKEDISMEESLSGLIIHKKIPLKLVPIKFV, encoded by the exons ATGGAGAGTACTCTTCCCTGTAATTTCCTTCTACTACTTCTTCTACTTATCCTTCCTGTATATTTTCTCATCACATTATTCAAAGGCAGAAATGACCGAAATAAACCCAACTTCCCACCTGGTCCTCCTAAGCTTCCAATCATTGGTAATTTACATCAACTTGCAAAACCTCCTCATCAAGCACTATCAAAACTATCAAAAATATATGGTCCGGTCATGCTACTACAACTTGGCAGTGCACCAACAATTGTAATCTCCTCCGCTGAAGCTGCCCAACAAATCTTGAAAACACTTGATCTTGAGTTTTGTACCAGACCTCAACTTGCTGGACCAAAACGTCTTTCGTATAACTACAAAGATATGGCCTTTTGCCCATATGGAGATTATTGGAGAGAAATTGGAAAAATATGTGTTCTTGAACTTTATAGTACAAAAAGGGTGCAATCTTTTAAGGTAGTCAGGGCAGAGGAAGTCCGCGTTTTGATCGAATCCATATCATCTTATTCTTCAAATACTACTCCTGTTGATGTTTTAGAAGAGTTAACAAGTTTTACGCACAAAACAATCTCCAGAGTTGCTTTTGGTTGCGCAACTGGTCAAAGTAGGAACCAATTTAATGATGGAACACTCACGGCAATTCTTAAGGAAGTCGTGGTTGTTTTGAGTGGTTTCTCGGCGACCGACTTCTTTCCGAAGGTAGGTTGGATTGTTGATAGGATCATTGGAATGCACAGAAAAACTGAAAAATGCTTCCATGATTTGGACAAATTTTTTCAACAAATGATAGACGAACATGTCAACCCGGAGAGACTGAAACTGGATCATGAAGACATCATAGACGTTTTTCTTAAGCTAGAGAAGGATCAACAGAGTACGATTCATCTCACACACGACCATATCAAAGCAATTCTTATG AACGTATTTCTTGGTGGAGTAGACTCACCGGCTGTAGCAGTGAGTTGGGCAATGGCAGAACTGACTAAAAATCCAAAAGCAATGAAGAAAGTTCAAGAAGAGATTAGAAACTATGTGGGATCAAACGGGAAGGTAGAAGAATCAGACCTTGATAATTTCAAATACTTAAAAATGGTAGTTAAAGAAACTCTGAGGTTGCATCCACCAGCTCCATTGCTTCTAAGAGAAAGCATGGAACATAGTAAGATCAATGGATACGACATATACCCCAAAACAAGGGTTCTAATAAATGTATGGGAAAATGGGAGGAGTCCACAATATTGGAAAAACCCAGAAGAGTTTTCCCCAGAGAGATTCAAAGATAGTTCCATCGATTATCTTGGAAGCCAAAATTTTGAATACATACCTTTTGGGGGAGGTAGAAGGGGTTGCCCAGGAATGAATATGGCAGTCGTGTTAACAGAGCTTGTCCTTGCTAATGTATTGTACGCTTTCGATTGGGAATTACCAAAAGGAATGAAGAAGGAAGACATAAGCATGGAGGAATCATTATCAGGCCTTATTATTCATAAGAAAATTCCGCTTAAGCTTGTACCCATCAAGTTTGTATGA